A region of the Massilia sp. erpn genome:
CGTCCACTTGCGCTTGAGCAGGGCCACGATGGCGGCGCGCCCCTGGGCGAATTCGCCGCGGTTGCGCCACCAGCTGTCTTCGGTGTACGCCAGCGCGATTTTCTCTGGGTCGCGCGTGTTCCAGCCGTTTTCGGCCAGGCGGACTTTTTCAATGGCGCTGTCGCGGGTGAAGGGAGGTAGCGGAGGACGGGTAGACATGGTTTTTCCTTTCAAATGTACCAATCGCCACACAATGTACCGATCAGTACAGTTAACTATAGGCCATGCCACCGGCGAACGCAAGCATAAAAAAACCCGCCTCGGACGAGGCGGGTTGGCAGGGAAGACGGACGCGCTGCTTCAGGCCGCGCTGGCCAGCGCCGGTTCGCCTACATTGTAGTGACGCGCATAGCGGGCATCGAGATTGGCCAGCGGCATCAACAGGAACAGGTCGGCGCTTTCGAAATCCGGATCCCAGGCCGGATCGCCGCAGATCCAGGCGCCGGAGCGCATATAGCCTTTCAGCAGGGCCGGCACCTGCACCGCCGGCGCCGGGTCCAGCTTCTGATAAGGGAAAGGCAGGTGCGGCGTGACACGGTACTCGGGCGGCGCCATATGCTTTTCGCGCAGCTGCTGGTAGACGGCGACGGCATTGTGGCCGCCGTCGGCCAGGCTGATGCTGGCGCAGCCGATCAGGTAGTCGCATTGCTGGCGGCGCATATACTCGGCCAGGCCCGACCACAGCAGCATGATCACGCTGCCGCCACGGTAATCCGGGTGGATGCAGGCACGGCCCGCTTCGAGCATGCGGCCGCGCAGATTATTCAGGCGCCCCAGGTCGAATTCGCCTTCGGAATACAGTCGGCCCAGCTTGCGGGCGCGGGTGGGATTGAGCAGGCGGTAAGTGCCGACGACCTTCAGGCTGTCGGATTCGCGCACGATCAGGTGATCGCAGAATTCATCGAATTCGTCGCTGTCCAGGCCATCGTCGCTGGCCAGCGAGTTGAGGCCCATTGACTCGATGAACACCTTGTAGCGCAGGCGCTGCACTTCGCGCAGTTCCTCGGGCGTGCTGGCCATGCTCAGCACCAGACGGCCAGCCGACGCCCGGGTTTCCGCTTGTACGATAGTATGTTGCATGCTTTCATCCTTTCAGTGGGGACGAAAGCAAGCGTAACGAGCTATTGCTTCAACAAAATGACAACTTTATGTCAGTTCGGTGACATCAGGCTTTTTTGGGCCGTCCGGTCTTCAACTGTGGTAAAGATGCCAGTACGCTTTGCAGGGTGGCCAGGTCGATCTGGCTGATCAGGGCCACGCCCACGCGCAGCAGCTCGCTCTTTTTGATCTCGAAACCGGCTTTCAGGCAGGATTTCTTCACCTGGCCCAGCACCGCGTATTCGGCTTCGGGCATGGTGAAGCTGTCGCGCACCAGCTTATCCTTGCGCGGCTTCTCCTTCGCCACCTCGGCCGCTTTCTCGGCCGGCTTGGCGGCGGCGCGCGGCTTGGCCGCTTTCGGTGCAGCGGCTTTCGATGCAGCGGCTTTCGGCGCCGCAGCTTTTGGCGCGGCCTTTGGCGCAGCGGCCTTCGGCGCGGCCGGCTTGGCCGCCGGTTTCGCTGCTGGCTTGGCGGCGGCTTTCACGGCGGGTTTGGCGGCGGCCTTGACCGGCTTGACGGCAGCCTTGGTCACGGCCTTGGCGGCCGGTTTCGCCGCAGCGGCAGCGGGTTTGGTGGCGGTGGCGGCGGTTTTCACGGCCGGTTTGGTGGCCGGGGCCTTGGCGGCAGCCGGCTTTTTCTCGGTTTTTACAACAGTCATGGCGACTCCATTAATTGAACAATATAAACAATATATACCATTTTTCAAGAAAATGGAGCCATGCAGCGAGAATCCGTGAGAATTCCCCGTCCGCTCAGGCGATAGCGCGGATGCTCAGATCGACACCCACCTCGTCCCAGAACTCCTGTTCCTTCTCCATCCAGTAGGCCACGGTGGGATGCTCGGCCACCCATTCGCGCCGCAATTCCAGCTCGATACGGTTTTTCATGCGCAGCTTGATGCCCTTGAAATCCAGTTCAATGCGCGAGTGCATGAAGAGAATCGCCAGGCGCAGCGCCACCACCGCCTTGGCGAAATCGGACTCGCCCAGCAGTTCGCTGACCTTGCGTAGATTGCCCTTCTGCGCCAGCAGCAGGCGGCTCATGGCCTTCTGCTCGCGGGTGGTGAAGCCCGGCAGGTCGGCGTTTTCAACCAGGTAGGAGGCGTGCTTATGGCTGCCCGTCTGTGACACCACCACCCCGCATTCGTGCAGCAGCGCGCTCCAGAACAGGTGCTGGCTGTAGTTATCCTCGCCCGGTTTCATCTGCTCGTACAGCGTGACGGCATCGCTGGCGACACGCTCGGCGCGCGCCTGGTCGACATGGAAGCGCTCCATGAACAGGCGCACCGACTGCTCGCGCCGGTCGCGCCGGGTCGAACGCAGATACAGGTCCCACATCACGCCCATGCGCAAGCCGGCCTCGATGGACTGCATCTGGTTGATGCCCAGTTCATGCACGATGGCGATCAGGATGGCCAGCCCGCCGACGATGGTGCCGGCGCGGTCAGGGCGCAGGCCCGGCATGTCGATCTTGCTGACGTGGCCGAATTCGATGAAGCGCTTTTTCAGCGCTTCCAGGCTGGGCGCCGACAGGTCACCCTTGCCCAGGCCATTTTTCTCGATGATCTCGGCAATGGCGCGGATGGTGCCGGAGGAGCCGTATGCACGCTTCCAGAACTGCGGATGGTAAGGCGGCGCACCATCCTCAAAATGGCTGCGCGCGGACAGGATGGCCGCCTCGAAGGACGCCGCGTCCACCCGTCCGCCAACAAAGAAGGACAGGCTTTGCTTGACGCTGCCCACACTGAACGATTCCACCCGCTCGATATCCGAACCGCGGCCCAGAATCAGCTCGGTGGAGCCGCCGCCGATATCGACCACCAGGCGCCGCTCATTGGGCTGGGCCAGGGAATTGGCCACGCCCATATAGATCAGGCGCCCCTCCTCTTCCCCTGAAATGATCTCGATCGGATAGCCGATGGCTTCCTCGGCCTGCGGCAGGAAGGACGCCACATTGCGCGCCTGGCGCATGGTCGAGGTGGCGACCACGCGCACCGCGTCCAGCTCATAGGCGGCCAGCGCCAGGCGGAACGTCTTGAGGCAGGCGATGGCGCGCTGGATGGCGGCCTCGCTCAGATTGCCCGCCGCATCCAGCCCGGCGGCAAGGCGTATCGGTTCGCGCATGCTCTTCAGCACGCGGATGGCGTCACCATCGTGTTTGCCTATGTGCAGGCGGAAGCTGTTGGAACCAAGGTCGACGGCGGCGTACATGTAAATTCCGTTTATATCGTTTATACGAAAATGCTATCACACTAAGCGGAATTTGTTACACCCATATGACAAGATGCGCTTAAACCTCCAGCGAAGGCGTCTCGGCTTCGGCCACCTGGTTGCGGCCACGCAGTTTAGCGGCCTGCAAGGCTTCGTCGGCGCGCTTGAACAAGCTCACTGTTGTATCTTCGGCACGGATGGTCGTCACGCCCAGGCTGGCGGTCAGCTGGATGATGGCCTTGTCGGCTTTCACCGGCATGCCTTCCACCGCCTTGCGGATGCGCTCCGCAACCAGGCGCGCATCGTCGAGCGAGGTGCGCGGCAGCTGGACCGCGAATTCGGCGCCGCCCAGGCGGCCCATCAAGTCGCTGTCGCGCAGCTGCTTGCGGCAGACATCGACCATGGCTTTCAGCACGCTGTCGCCCACCGGATGGCCGTAACTGTCGTTGACGCGCTTGAACTGGTCGAGGTTGAGGATGATCAGGGACGTCGGCTGGCCCGGGCGGCGCGCCAGCGCCATCCAAGGCTGCAAGGCCTGGTAGAAGCCACGCCGGTTCGGCACGTCGGTCAACGCATCGATGGTTTCCAGCCGATCCAGCTCGCCCTGCAGCTTTTCGCGCGACAGCAGCAGATAGCCGAAACCGTTCAGCAGCATCAGCAGGTAGAGCGCGCCATAGCCCACCCCCGCCATGATGGCCGGACTGACCCAGCTCCAGCCCTCCGGCAGCAGCACGCTCAGCACACCGCGCGCGGCCACCACCACGGCCAACACGCTCATGGTCACGGTCAGGAAGCGGCACAGCATGCTGCCGGCGCGCCAGAAGCGCAGCAGCGCGGCCACGCCGGCCAGGTAGAAACCGCCGAGGATGACGGCGCCGGTGGCGACGCGCAGGCCGCCTTCGCTGTCGATGAACTGGCAGGCCAGATAGGCCAGCGAGGCCAGCACCAGCGACGGCAGCAGCACGCGGCGCCAGGACGGCCGGTTGACGGCATCCCAGAACGCGCCCGCATCCAGGGCCACGCCGGCAAACAGCAGCAGATTGGCCAGCGGGCCGCCGAGGAAATCAGGCAGCACGCCGCGGAAATAGAGCAGCAGCCAGGCCACGGCCTGGCATTGCTTGGCCAGCGCCCAGGTGGACAGGCTCAGCGACTTGCGCCGCTCGTAATCAAAGAAGAACAGGGCCGCGCATAGACTCAGGTTGCCCAGAGCCAGGGCTAAGGCAAGGGTGCGTATATCCATGCGCTACAGCGTCTTGTTAGACCTCGTGCTCGACGTTGGTACTACCATCGCCCACCTTGCTGCCCCAGGCCTTGAGGAAGAATTCCTTCTCGTCCTCGCTCGGCGCGTCGTGCCAGAAGACGATCAGCGTGCCCTTGTGGTCGTGCAGTTGGCTGACCTTCTCGATAAAGTTCTGTTTACCGGCTATATCCGCCAGGGCGGCCACGTAGCCATACACGCGCCCCAGCCTTTCCAGCCGGTCAGGTTCGGTAAAGCTGTTGGTCGCGGTGATGGTCGGGTGATCTAAGAACATATTCTCTCTCCGGAGCGCTGGCCATGCTGGCAATGTACCGATTATTTGAATGTATGTAAACGCGATCCGGCGCCCGGCGCGCGCTTCAAGTACACTCTATGCGGCAAACCCGGCAGCTTATCAGAACTTCAGAGTCGGCAACAACCCAGGAATATGACTTCCTCCCTCGAACACACTTCCCTGTTGCATCGGCGCGGCAGCCGCCTGTCGCTGGAATTCCAGCCGGGCGAGGTGCAAAGCCAGATGGACCTGGACGATCCGGACCAGCTGGTGCTGCGCTACGCGCGCGCCATGATGTGCTTCGTGCTGTTCAAGCCGCGCGCCCGCCACATCGTGATGGTGGGCCTGGGCGGCGGCTCCCTGGCCAAGTTCTGCCACCGCTACCTGCCCCATGCCCGCATCACCGTGCTGGAATTGCGCGCCGACGTGATCGCCCTGCGCGAACGCTTCGCCGTGCCGCCCGACGATGAGCGCTTCCGCATCATCCATGCCGACGCCGCCGACTATATGGCGCGCCTGCAGAACAGCGCCGACGTGCTGCTGCTCGACGGCTTTGACCACGATGGCCTGCCTTCGTCCCTGACCACGGCCCGTTTCTACGCCGATTGCCGCCGCGCCCTGCGCCCGGACGGCCTGCTGGTGGCGAATATCTTCAGCTACGACCCGCGCTATCCCATCCTGCTGTCCCGCCTGCGCCAGCGCTTCCAGGGCTGCCTGTGCCAGTTCAAGGGCATCGCCGGCAATAACCGCATCGTCTTCGCACTGAAGGCGACGCCCGGCCGCCCCACTCCGGCCCTGAACCTGCTGCGCCGCGTGGCGCGTCACCATGGCCTCTGGCCAGGGCTGGGTTTTGGCCTGGCCAACCGCCTGCTGGCGCGCTGGCTGGTGGCGCGGCTGCGCGGCAACTTGTAAAAACGGTATCGGAACCGAAAAATCCTATTATTTGTGGCGGTATAACTCGGAATTTCCCCGATTTTGTGACAAACTAGCGCCGCAGCAATATTGCCACACAGCATCTACGCGCCGCATCTTATTTTCCCTACAAGGAGTTTCATGGCTCGCCGCCGCCGGTCATCCTCGTCCATTGCCTTTGCCGCAGCCGCCACGCTGGGCGCGGGCCTGGCCGTGACGACCGTACTGTTCGTGGCGGTGACGGCGCTCGAATACGGTAAGATGGAGTTGAGTTTCCAGCAGCGCGCCAATGTGCGCGCCGCCGCCATCCAGCGCGGCTTCATCGACGCGGTCGAGGTGCTGTCGATCACCAACCAGCTGTTCCGCACCGTGGAACCGGTCAGCCGCGAACAATTCCGCGAATTCACCCGCCCCCTGCTGGAGCGCTACCCCTTCGTCAGCGCCTTCAACTTCCACCGCGTGCTGACCCACCCGCAAAAGCTGGCCTATGAAGCCGCGATGCGCCAGCAGCACGCGGACTTCGCGGTACGGCAGATGGTCGGCAGCGAGATGCGGCCGGCGCCCGAGAGCGAGCTGTATAGCGTGGTCGATTATCTGGAACCGCTGCAGGGCAATGAGCGCGCCTTCGGCCTGGAAGTGCTGAGCAACGCTGCCGTGCACAAGGCCGTCGACGAGATGCTCGACAGCGGCCGCCCCGCCGCCACCGCCCTGTTGCGCCTGGCCCAGGACGCCAGCGCCGAAAGCGGCATGGTGCTGCTGATGCCCGTGTTCCGCCACGGCGCCCCCACTGCCACGCCCGAACAGCGCCGCGCCGCCTGGCTGGGCGATACCGGCGCCGTGGTCCGCACCACCTCCCTGGTCTACACCATCCTGCAAGGCGGCGGCCTGCTGGACGACCAGCAGCTGGTGCTCGGCGTGTATGCGGGCGATCCGTCGCAGCCGGCCAACCTGGTGTTCAGCCACGGCCTGCAGCGCGGCGACACCCAGCCCGACCACCTGTTCTGGCGCTGGCTCTCGCCCGAATACCATGGCAGCGAACTCAAATCCTTCGATGTGCTGGGACGGCCCTGGCATGTGCGGGTGGAAGCCAAGCCGCGCCCCTTCCTGACCGACCATCTGGGTTCGCTCTGCACCCTGGTGGGCGGCCTGCTGTTCAGCATCCTGGCGGCGGCCTATGTGCAATCCCTGGTGCAGCGCTCGCGCCGCGTGCAGCTGCTGGTCGATGCGCGCACCGCCGATCTGCAGCGCAGCAACGAGCGCCTGATCGAGGATGTGGCGGCACGCAAGCGCGCCGAACGCAAGCTGCAGGAAAGCGAACAGCGCTTCCGCCGCCTGCTGGCCCTGTCCTCGGACTGGTATTGGGAGCAGGACGCCAATTTCTGCTTCACCAATGTGACCGGCGGCTTCTTCGAGAAAGGCCATATCCGCAAGGAGAGCTATATCGGCCGCACGCGCTGGGAAGCGCATCCCGACATGCTGCAGACCAAGTGGGGACGCGAGCACAAAGCCCTGCTGGAATCGCGCCTGCCCTTCACCAATGTGGAGTACTCGATGCGCGGCGACGACGGCGTGGAACGCTGGTTCATCACCAGCGGCGAGCCGGTGTACGACGCCCAGGGCGAGTTCCGCGGCTACCGCGGCACCGGCAGCGAGATCACCGAGCGCAAACTGGCCGAGCAGCGCATCCAGCACATCGCCCACCACGACGTGCTGACCGGCCTGCCCAACCGCATGCTGCTGCAGGACCGTCTGAGCCAGGCCGTGGCCTACGCCAACCGCAGCAATCACCCGATCTGGGTCATGCTGATCGATCTGGACCGCTTCAAGTTCGTCAACGACAGCCTGGGCCACAAGGCCGGCGACCAGCTGCTGGTGACCGTGGCCAGCCGCCTGCAAACCAGCCTGCGCGCCAGCGACACCGTGGCCCGCCTGTCGGGCGACGAATTCGTCGCCATCCTCAGCGAATACCCCGACGAGTCGCTCTCGCCCGACATCGTGCAACGCGTCATGAGCAATCTGGCCCAGCCCGTGCTGCTGGAGGGGAAAGAGTTCTTCGTCACCTGCAGCATCGGCGTCGCCGTGTACGAGGGCGACACCGCCGCCGCCCAGCACCTGATCGAGCACGCCGACATCGCCATGTACTCGGCCAAGAAAATGGGCCGCAACTGCTTCCAGTTCTACCAGCCGGCCATGAATGAGGAAGCGCAGGAGCGCCTGCGCATCGAGGGTGCGCTGCGCAAGGCGCTGGAGCGCGAGGAATTCGTGCTGCACTACCAGCCCCAGCTCGACCTGGAAAGCGGCGAAGTGATGGGCATGGAAGCACTGCTGCGCTGGCAGCATCCCGAGCTGGGCACGGTGCCGCCGCAGCGCTTTATCGGCCTGGCCGAGGAAACGGGCCTGATCCTGCCGATCGGCGCCTGGGTGCTGCGCAGTGCCTGCGCCCAGGCCAAGGCCTGGCAGGACGCCGGCCTGCCCGCCCTGCGCGTGGCGGTCAACCTGTCGGCGCGCCAGTTCAGCCAGCCCGGCCTGGTCGACGAAATCCGCGACGTGCTGGCGCACACCGGCCTGCCCGCCTCCTGCCTGGAAATCGAGCTGACCGAAAGCCTGTTCATGAACGATGTGCAGCAGGCGGTGACCCTGCTGCACGAGCTGAAGGCGCTGGGCGTCACCCTGTCGATCGACGACTTCGGCACCGGCTACTCCAGCCTGTCCTATCTGCGCAACTTCCCCATCGATGTGCTGAAAATCGACCGCTCCTTCGTCAGCGATATCGCGCATGACGCCGAAGACGCGGCCATCGTGGCTTCCATCATTGCACTCGCTCACAATCTGAAGTTGCGCGTGATCGCGGAAGGGGTAGAATCGCGGGAGCAGCTCGATTACCTGCGGCGCAACGGATGCCATGCCATGCAAGGCTATTATTTCAGCCGTCCGCTCGCACCACGGGATTTTGAACAAATGCTGCGCGAGGGGAAAAATCTCGGCCTCGCGCCGCTTCGCACGGGGACCACAGGATGAATACACACGACCTGCGCCACCAGCAAGTGCGCGCCGACCACAACACCCGCGACATCATCAATCAGGCCATTTCCGCCCTGCCCGAAGTGGGCCTGAAACGCGCCGCCGAATTCCTGGCAGCCATGGGCATCCCCTCCAGCGTGGCGGTACGCACCCTGATCTACCCTACCCGCCGCCGCCACTGAGGCCGCGGCTCTCCTGCGGGAAGACCCGCTCGCTCAGGAAATCGATCAAGACCCTGAGCCTCGGCAGCAGTTGTTTGCTGGACGGCCAAAGTATCTGGAAGCTGCCGCTATGGCGCGTATGCCGCGGCAGCACGCTTTGCAGGGCGCCATGTTCCAGATCCTCGCGCACGGCGAAATCCGGCAGGCAGGCGATGCCCATACCCTGCCGGGCAAAGTGCATGAGGGTGTCGATGGTGCTGCATTCCAGCGCGGCCGGCAGGCCACGCCCATACAGCTGCTCCCAGTCCGCCAAAGGCCAGGCTTCCAGCTTGCCGCTACTGGGAAATTTATAGAACAGGCAGCGGTGGCGCTGCAAATCCTGTGGCTGCACGGGCGTGCCGTGCTGGCGCAGATACGCCGGGGCGGCCACCAGCCGCAAGTGAAATGTCCCCAGCTTGCGGCTCATCAGGCCCGAATCGGCGCTTTCGCCCACGCGCACCACGGCGTCGAAGCCCTCCTCGATCAGGTCGACGCGGCGATCCGTGCAATCCACATCGAGCAGGATCTCGGGATACAGGCGCGCAAACTCCACTAGGACCGGATTGAGCAGAGTGCCGACCAGGGGCAGGCTGATACGCAAGCGGCCGCGCGGCGCGGCCATGGTGCTCGACAGCGCTTGCTCGGCCTGTTCGATCTCCAGCAGGATGCGGCGGCAGCTTTCGAGAAAGAGCTTGCCTTCGGCCGTCAGGCGGATGCTGCGCGTACTGCGGTGAAACAGGCGCACGCCGACACGCTGCTCCAGGCGCGCGATGCTCTTGCCGATGGCCGACGCCGACACTCCCAGCACCCGCCCCGCCGCGACAAAGCTTTGCGCTTCCGCCGCCTGCACGAAGGCCGCCAGGCCGCCCAGATGATCCATATCTCCACCCCACTCCGGACACATATGTCCTTTATGAAGGGAATTCTAGCCTGTTTTTCTTTAGTGGGTATTTCACTAAGCTGGGCCTCCCCTCTTCACCAAGGAAGCCCGATGTCCCACTTCAGTCACACATCCATCCAAACCGGCACCCCGGCCCTGGCGGCCCACCTCGACACCGTGATCGACCAGGCGCTGGCGGACCAGCGCCTGGTCGGCGCCGTGGTCCTGGCCGCGCAAGGCGGCCGCCTGGTCTACCAGCGCGCCGCCGGCATGGCCGACCGCGAGCAGGCGCGCGCCATGACGGCGGACACCGTATTTCGCCTGGCCTCCGTTTCCAAGCCCATCGTCTCGGCGGCCGCACTGGTCCTGGTGGCGCAGGGCCAGCTGGAACTGGACGCGCCCGTGACCCGCTATCTGCCTTACTTCCAGCCGGCGCTGGAAAACGGCGCCGTGCCCACCATCACGATCCGCCACCTGATGACCCACACCGCCGGCCTGACCTACCGCTTCTTCCAGGAGGAGCATGCGTCCTATGCGCGCGCCCAGGTTTCGGACGGCATGGACCATAGCAGCATCAGCCTGCGCGAGAACCTGGTCCGCCTGGCGTCCGCCCCGCTGCTGTACGAGCCGGGCACGCAATGGAAATACTCGATTGCGACCGATGTGCTGGGCGCCGTCATCGAGCAAGCCAGCGGCCTGCCGCTGGCACAGGCCATCGCGCAACTCGTGACCGGGCCGCTGGGCATGCGCGACACGGGCTTTCTGGCCAACGATCCGCAGCGGCTGGCGACCGCCTACGCCAATGCCGTTCCCGCGCCGCGCCGCCTGGACCAGCATGCGCAGCTGCCCTTTATCGAAGGCACGGCGGGCTTCCTGCTGGCGCCGGGCCGCGCGCTCGATCCGCACGCCTATCCCTCCGGCGGCGCCGGCATGGTCGGGACGGCGGGCGACCTGCTCCTGCTGCTGGAAACCCTGCGCAGCGGCGGCGGCTCCCTGCTGCCGCCTGCGCTGGTGCGCGAAATGGGCCGCAACCAGATCGGCGACCTGCCCATGGCCTTCTGGCCCGGCCGCGGCTTTGGCCTGGGCATCACCGTGCTCAAGGACCCCGCTGCTGCCGCCAGTCCCGAATCGCCCGGCACCTGGCGCATGGGCGGCACCTATGGCCACTCCTGGTTTGTCGACCCGCAGCGCGAGCTCAGCGTGGTGGCCTTCACCAACACCGCGCTCGAAGGCATGGCGGGCGCCTTCGTCGACCAGCTGTGCCACGCCGTCTACGCCGGCATGCCGGTCATGGCCAACAGCGAGGCGGCGGCATGAAAGGGCCGCATCCCATCTTCTTCGTCGGCCTTGGTCTGTTTGGCCTGTACTGCATCGAGTTCGGCGTGGTGGGCATCCTGCCGCTCATCATGGAGCGCTTCCACGTCACCGCCACGCGCGCCGGGCTGCTGGTCGGTCTGTTCGCCCTGGTCGTTGCCGTGGGGGGGCCGCCGCTGGTGCTGCTGGCCTCGCGCGTCAACCGCAAGCGCATGCTGGCCGGGGCGCTGCTGTTCTTCGCCGCCATCAGCATCTGCTCCGCCTATGCGCCTGGCTTTGAAAGCCTGCTGGCACTGCGCCTGCTGGCAGCGCTGCTGCACCCGGTCTATTTCTCGCTGGCGATGGTGGCGGCGCTCGCCATGTATCCGCCCGAGCAGGCCGCGCGCGCCAGCGCCCATGCCTTCGTCGGCACCAGCATGGGCATGGTACTGGGCATACCGCTCAGCACCTGGATCGCCGCCGCCTTCAGCTACGAAGCCTCGTTCTTTTTCTGCGCCGCCGTCAACGGCATCGCCGCACTCGGCCTGATGGTCTGGCTGCCGCAAGCGCCGACCGGCGCGAAGCTATCGTACGGGACGCAATTGGGCATCCTGCGCAAGCCGGTGCTGTGGCTGAACATCGCCGCCGCCACCATGGTCTTTGCCGCCATGTTCTCGGTCTACGCCTACGCCGCCGAACATTTGCGCCACATCGGCATGGACGGCAAGGCGATCAGCCTGATGCTGCTGGTCTTTGGCGTGGGCGGGCTGCTCGGCAATCTGCTGGCCGGCCACCTGCTCGGCAGGCGCCTGGTCCTGACCGTGCTGCTGCAGCCGCTGCTGCTGGCCGCCGCCTACACCATCCTGCATCTATGCGCGGCGCCGTCGGCAATAGCGGGACTGGTGTTGATCATGCTGTTCTGGGGCGCCGCGCACACCAGCGGGCTGGTCGTGACGCAAGTCTGGCTCAGTTCAGCGGCGCCGGAAGCACCCGAGTTTGCAACCGGGCTGTATATCGCCTTCATCAATCTGGGCGTGACCATTGGCACCGTCGTCGGCGGCAACTTCATCGCCGCCTCCGGCATGCGCGGCAGCATCGGGAGCGGCTTGGTCTTCGCGCTGCTGGCGGCGGCGCTGGTGGCCTTGAAGGCGGTGCTGTATAAGGCGGCTTCCAGGCGGCGCATTTGCATGCCTGTTTAACCAAGAACCGGATCGTGGAAGCGATACTGCCGGCCCCGTTCGTTAAGGGTGGCTAAATAATTCAAGGCATCCTTGTCACCAATACCTTGGCCGCGCAAGGTCGCATACAGCTGGTAGAACTCGCTATTCAGATCACCCGCAAAAATGCCCGGGTCGTCCGATCCCAGCGTGACCATGATGGCGGGATCGCCATCCTGCACAAACCCTGGCACACGCATCCATCGCAAGGAGTGATGTTCATTGAAACT
Encoded here:
- a CDS encoding GNAT family N-acetyltransferase — its product is MQHTIVQAETRASAGRLVLSMASTPEELREVQRLRYKVFIESMGLNSLASDDGLDSDEFDEFCDHLIVRESDSLKVVGTYRLLNPTRARKLGRLYSEGEFDLGRLNNLRGRMLEAGRACIHPDYRGGSVIMLLWSGLAEYMRRQQCDYLIGCASISLADGGHNAVAVYQQLREKHMAPPEYRVTPHLPFPYQKLDPAPAVQVPALLKGYMRSGAWICGDPAWDPDFESADLFLLMPLANLDARYARHYNVGEPALASAA
- a CDS encoding Ppx/GppA phosphatase family protein, which encodes MYAAVDLGSNSFRLHIGKHDGDAIRVLKSMREPIRLAAGLDAAGNLSEAAIQRAIACLKTFRLALAAYELDAVRVVATSTMRQARNVASFLPQAEEAIGYPIEIISGEEEGRLIYMGVANSLAQPNERRLVVDIGGGSTELILGRGSDIERVESFSVGSVKQSLSFFVGGRVDAASFEAAILSARSHFEDGAPPYHPQFWKRAYGSSGTIRAIAEIIEKNGLGKGDLSAPSLEALKKRFIEFGHVSKIDMPGLRPDRAGTIVGGLAILIAIVHELGINQMQSIEAGLRMGVMWDLYLRSTRRDRREQSVRLFMERFHVDQARAERVASDAVTLYEQMKPGEDNYSQHLFWSALLHECGVVVSQTGSHKHASYLVENADLPGFTTREQKAMSRLLLAQKGNLRKVSELLGESDFAKAVVALRLAILFMHSRIELDFKGIKLRMKNRIELELRREWVAEHPTVAYWMEKEQEFWDEVGVDLSIRAIA
- a CDS encoding GGDEF domain-containing protein; translated protein: MDIRTLALALALGNLSLCAALFFFDYERRKSLSLSTWALAKQCQAVAWLLLYFRGVLPDFLGGPLANLLLFAGVALDAGAFWDAVNRPSWRRVLLPSLVLASLAYLACQFIDSEGGLRVATGAVILGGFYLAGVAALLRFWRAGSMLCRFLTVTMSVLAVVVAARGVLSVLLPEGWSWVSPAIMAGVGYGALYLLMLLNGFGYLLLSREKLQGELDRLETIDALTDVPNRRGFYQALQPWMALARRPGQPTSLIILNLDQFKRVNDSYGHPVGDSVLKAMVDVCRKQLRDSDLMGRLGGAEFAVQLPRTSLDDARLVAERIRKAVEGMPVKADKAIIQLTASLGVTTIRAEDTTVSLFKRADEALQAAKLRGRNQVAEAETPSLEV
- a CDS encoding fused MFS/spermidine synthase, with the protein product MTSSLEHTSLLHRRGSRLSLEFQPGEVQSQMDLDDPDQLVLRYARAMMCFVLFKPRARHIVMVGLGGGSLAKFCHRYLPHARITVLELRADVIALRERFAVPPDDERFRIIHADAADYMARLQNSADVLLLDGFDHDGLPSSLTTARFYADCRRALRPDGLLVANIFSYDPRYPILLSRLRQRFQGCLCQFKGIAGNNRIVFALKATPGRPTPALNLLRRVARHHGLWPGLGFGLANRLLARWLVARLRGNL
- a CDS encoding EAL domain-containing protein — translated: MARRRRSSSSIAFAAAATLGAGLAVTTVLFVAVTALEYGKMELSFQQRANVRAAAIQRGFIDAVEVLSITNQLFRTVEPVSREQFREFTRPLLERYPFVSAFNFHRVLTHPQKLAYEAAMRQQHADFAVRQMVGSEMRPAPESELYSVVDYLEPLQGNERAFGLEVLSNAAVHKAVDEMLDSGRPAATALLRLAQDASAESGMVLLMPVFRHGAPTATPEQRRAAWLGDTGAVVRTTSLVYTILQGGGLLDDQQLVLGVYAGDPSQPANLVFSHGLQRGDTQPDHLFWRWLSPEYHGSELKSFDVLGRPWHVRVEAKPRPFLTDHLGSLCTLVGGLLFSILAAAYVQSLVQRSRRVQLLVDARTADLQRSNERLIEDVAARKRAERKLQESEQRFRRLLALSSDWYWEQDANFCFTNVTGGFFEKGHIRKESYIGRTRWEAHPDMLQTKWGREHKALLESRLPFTNVEYSMRGDDGVERWFITSGEPVYDAQGEFRGYRGTGSEITERKLAEQRIQHIAHHDVLTGLPNRMLLQDRLSQAVAYANRSNHPIWVMLIDLDRFKFVNDSLGHKAGDQLLVTVASRLQTSLRASDTVARLSGDEFVAILSEYPDESLSPDIVQRVMSNLAQPVLLEGKEFFVTCSIGVAVYEGDTAAAQHLIEHADIAMYSAKKMGRNCFQFYQPAMNEEAQERLRIEGALRKALEREEFVLHYQPQLDLESGEVMGMEALLRWQHPELGTVPPQRFIGLAEETGLILPIGAWVLRSACAQAKAWQDAGLPALRVAVNLSARQFSQPGLVDEIRDVLAHTGLPASCLEIELTESLFMNDVQQAVTLLHELKALGVTLSIDDFGTGYSSLSYLRNFPIDVLKIDRSFVSDIAHDAEDAAIVASIIALAHNLKLRVIAEGVESREQLDYLRRNGCHAMQGYYFSRPLAPRDFEQMLREGKNLGLAPLRTGTTG
- a CDS encoding LysR family transcriptional regulator; this encodes MDHLGGLAAFVQAAEAQSFVAAGRVLGVSASAIGKSIARLEQRVGVRLFHRSTRSIRLTAEGKLFLESCRRILLEIEQAEQALSSTMAAPRGRLRISLPLVGTLLNPVLVEFARLYPEILLDVDCTDRRVDLIEEGFDAVVRVGESADSGLMSRKLGTFHLRLVAAPAYLRQHGTPVQPQDLQRHRCLFYKFPSSGKLEAWPLADWEQLYGRGLPAALECSTIDTLMHFARQGMGIACLPDFAVREDLEHGALQSVLPRHTRHSGSFQILWPSSKQLLPRLRVLIDFLSERVFPQESRGLSGGGG
- a CDS encoding serine hydrolase, with amino-acid sequence MSHFSHTSIQTGTPALAAHLDTVIDQALADQRLVGAVVLAAQGGRLVYQRAAGMADREQARAMTADTVFRLASVSKPIVSAAALVLVAQGQLELDAPVTRYLPYFQPALENGAVPTITIRHLMTHTAGLTYRFFQEEHASYARAQVSDGMDHSSISLRENLVRLASAPLLYEPGTQWKYSIATDVLGAVIEQASGLPLAQAIAQLVTGPLGMRDTGFLANDPQRLATAYANAVPAPRRLDQHAQLPFIEGTAGFLLAPGRALDPHAYPSGGAGMVGTAGDLLLLLETLRSGGGSLLPPALVREMGRNQIGDLPMAFWPGRGFGLGITVLKDPAAAASPESPGTWRMGGTYGHSWFVDPQRELSVVAFTNTALEGMAGAFVDQLCHAVYAGMPVMANSEAAA